From Plasmodium brasilianum strain Bolivian I chromosome 3, whole genome shotgun sequence, the proteins below share one genomic window:
- a CDS encoding hypothetical protein (Plasmodium exported protein), with translation MKEKIWLFFFIKVYKFILLNEYVILCSKVSNVNKNFHKKHDDYRISDIRTYGLVEVHKNERISNIERMKGGIPNIGVYEIKDISNNKKGTKGKNKKQCKSSLNNKGVLEQAMDVKSSAHTEGITYSDKGTLKNKNYLKKVRGVVRTRFKFLRKFIDRKGVLFNFLFILHLALAILITVAALIEGTVEYTGDVKKVFPFLLRSLLIFWILFLLGIFCICRKAVKHEKLTQMKSEMHHKAHTSLSTIHF, from the exons atgaaagagaaaatttggctattcttttttattaaagtttATAAGTTTATCCTTTTAAATGAGTATGTCATTTTATGTAGTAAAGTG AGTAacgttaataaaaatttccaTAAAAAACACGATGATTATAGAATATCGGATATTAGAACTTATGGGTTAGTAGAAGTTCATAAAAACGAAAGGATTTCTAATATTGAAAGGATGAAAGGAGGTATACCAAATATTGGAGTGtatgaaataaaagatatatctaataataaaaagggaaccaaaggaaaaaataaaaaacaatgtaaaagttcattaaataataaaggaGTACTTGAACAAGCTATGGATGTTAAATCTTCTGCCCACACCGAAGGAATTACATATTCTGATAAAGGTACactaaagaataaaaattatctaaAGAAAGTTAGGGGAGTTGTAAGAACTCGTTTTaagtttttaagaaaatttataGATAGAAAAGGagttctttttaattttttatttatcttgCATTTAGCACTTGCAATATTAATTACGGTAGCAGCATTAATTGAAGGTACTGTTGAATATACAGGGGATGTAAAGAAGGTTTTTCCGTTTCTTTTACGATCACTTCTCATATTTtggattttatttttattaggtATTTTTTGTATCTGCAGAAAAGCTGTAAAACATGAAAAGTTGACACAAATGAAAAGTGAGATGCATCATAAAGCACATACTTCTTTAAGTACAATACACTTTTAG